GAATAGTATGTATAGGAGGGCTTTTAGTTTCTTATTATTCTTGCCGCTAAATGTAATGCTCCAGTTTCTTTTTCTATCAGGCAAACTATTGTAATCCTTATTTTTATGATCAGACCATTTGTTTTTTGCTTCATTTTAATGTCCGGCATGATACTGATGTCGTTTACTGCCATGCGCTAGAGAGATGCAAACTTGAAGATATAGGATGGATTTAGTTTCTTATTATTCTTGCGGCTATATGTAATGCTCCAGTTTCTTTTTTATCAGGCAAACTATTTTATCCATATTTTTATTAGCAAACCATTTGTTTTTTGCTTCAGTTTAATGTCAGCCGAGTAACCGATGACGCTTACTGCTATGCGCTAGAGAGATGCAAACTTGAAGAGACGGACGTAGGGCGTGTCAACGGAGCCGATCCACAGCAACCCGTTCCCCTCCACCACCTCGCTCACCGTGGAGTCGCTGAACCCCGCAGCGCCACGGCCACCCTGCCATTCTTGACATCTCCGGTGACGACAACCCTGACGGCCCTCATGGAGTTCGCCATGGTACCGTTCTATTCCCACTGCTTTTTTCGGTTCAAGCCCACCCAGTACCCATCCCTGGTCTCCTCTGTCGGGGTGCACGTTGTCCGGGTACCGCGGCAGCTCGGCAAGCACCTCCGTTTCCCCTGCCGTGGGTGCGTGCAGCCAGTGACGAAGCAGCCTGCATGACAATGTCTTGGCGACAACGAGGTGCGTCCTGTCGGCGCTCACAGAGTCACAGCCATGCCGTTGGGGAAGGCCAGGCCGGACCTGAGCACGGTGACATTGCCGGTCCGCGGGTTGCACATCATTAGCCGCCCGGTAGTGTCACCGGTCAGCACTCCCTCGCTACAGGCATGCACAACCATATGATTAGCTACTTGTCTGGTTGTGAATGCCTGCATCTGCATGCACTACTCCTAGTACGAGCGAGTTGTCAATGCGCGTGAATTCACTAGAGCTCTTCTAAAAATCCATGCCCACCTTCCGCTCCGAAGCGAGTAGTGTTGGTGCTGCCTCTCGCAacacctcctcttcttcctcacaaATTCGTTACAGGCATGCACAACCATATGATTAGCTTAATAATAGAATGACCAGAGAAAGAAAAATGCATGTACTACTACTCTACTAGCGAGTTGTAAATTACATTGGTTATACATGAGCAACGATGCTATACACACGACAATTGCCGAAAGATTTTTGGCCGACATCATATTTGGCTATGGTTTTATAAaatgcaccatgaataaagtgtgaaacACCATCAGttattaaatatctagggactccaaacgcgggaaaataacttctttaagtattttaatagaagtgttgtgatcaacactactagttggaataactTCTACCCACTTAGCTACGTAATCAACAACGACCATAATATAAGTATAACTGTTCAAGGAAAGAAAAtatcccatataatcaaagcacGCAATATCAAATAGTTCAATAACAAGtaaataattcataggcatttcctgacgtctacagatattaccaattctttgacattcgtcGCAAGAAAGTACAAACTTATGTGTATCCTTGAAGAGAGCAGGCCAATAAAAactagattgcaataccttatgtgcggTTCTATCTCCAACACGGTGTCCTCCATACGCATCAGAGTGACACTTCTTTATGAGATGTTCTTgctcatgctcaggtacacaacgtctagtagcaccatctactccttctttatataGATGTgagtc
This sequence is a window from Aegilops tauschii subsp. strangulata cultivar AL8/78 chromosome 7, Aet v6.0, whole genome shotgun sequence. Protein-coding genes within it:
- the LOC141026763 gene encoding protein STRICTOSIDINE SYNTHASE-LIKE 10-like, with the translated sequence MCNPRTGNVTVLRSGLAFPNGMAVTLLLRHWLHAPTAGETEVLAELPRYPDNVHPDRGDQGWVLGGLEPKKAVGIERYHGELHEGRQGCRHRRCQEWQGGRGAAGFSDSTVSEVVEGNGLLWIGSVDTPYVRLFKFASL